A genome region from Corallococcus soli includes the following:
- a CDS encoding MbtH family protein: MSDEREDTTVYKVVVNHEEQYSIWPADRENALGWKDAGKQGLKAECLEYIKEVWTDMRPLSLRKKMEEAARKN, translated from the coding sequence ATGAGCGACGAGCGCGAAGACACGACCGTTTACAAGGTCGTCGTGAACCACGAAGAGCAGTACTCCATCTGGCCGGCCGACCGCGAGAACGCGCTGGGCTGGAAGGACGCCGGCAAGCAGGGCCTCAAGGCCGAGTGCCTGGAGTACATCAAGGAGGTCTGGACGGACATGCGTCCGCTGAGCCTCCGCAAGAAGATGGAAGAAGCGGCCCGCAAGAACTGA
- a CDS encoding Lnb N-terminal periplasmic domain-containing protein has protein sequence MRFMKNGIAGVLLLVGGAWAALALALTGAGPEGAHPLRALLAVALVGAGVAAWWWRSRRWGVAVVLAGCAAVYGWVRMEQPSNTRDWAPDLARAPWAEIAGSRVTLHEVRDFRYRSTTDWDPAWYTATYDTEALTGASFIVEPFSGFYGAAHTMVSFSFQDGRHVVFSVEVRREKGETFSAVGGLFRRFELAYVVGDERDLIQLRSNFRHDDVYLYPVQASKERITAFFLDMVQRMNGLHAAPEFYDTLTSNCTTNLVRHFEKVATKDVPYDHRTLMPAFADALAYELGIIDTDVPLEQVRARYHINARALAAQGQDDFSQRIRAPLATATAPAP, from the coding sequence ATGCGCTTCATGAAGAACGGTATCGCCGGTGTCCTGCTCCTCGTCGGAGGCGCCTGGGCCGCGCTGGCGCTGGCCCTCACGGGGGCGGGACCGGAAGGGGCCCACCCGCTCCGGGCCCTCCTGGCCGTGGCCCTGGTGGGCGCTGGGGTGGCCGCCTGGTGGTGGCGTTCGCGGCGCTGGGGCGTGGCGGTGGTGCTGGCGGGCTGCGCGGCCGTGTATGGCTGGGTGCGCATGGAGCAGCCCTCCAACACGCGGGACTGGGCCCCGGACCTGGCGCGGGCGCCGTGGGCGGAAATCGCGGGCTCGCGGGTGACGCTCCACGAGGTGCGCGACTTCCGCTACCGCAGCACCACGGACTGGGACCCCGCCTGGTACACGGCCACCTACGACACGGAGGCGCTCACGGGGGCGTCGTTCATCGTGGAGCCCTTCTCCGGGTTCTACGGCGCGGCGCACACCATGGTGTCCTTCAGCTTCCAGGACGGCCGCCACGTGGTGTTCTCCGTGGAGGTGCGCCGGGAGAAGGGGGAGACGTTCTCCGCGGTGGGTGGCCTGTTCCGCCGCTTCGAGCTGGCCTACGTCGTGGGCGACGAGCGGGACCTCATCCAGCTGCGCTCCAACTTCCGCCACGACGACGTGTACCTGTACCCGGTGCAGGCGTCGAAGGAGCGCATCACCGCGTTCTTCCTGGACATGGTGCAGCGGATGAACGGGCTGCACGCGGCGCCGGAGTTCTACGACACGCTCACCAGCAACTGCACCACCAACCTGGTGCGCCACTTCGAGAAGGTGGCCACGAAGGACGTGCCGTATGATCACCGCACGCTGATGCCCGCGTTCGCGGACGCGCTCGCATACGAGCTGGGCATCATCGACACGGACGTGCCGCTGGAGCAGGTCCGCGCGCGCTACCACATCAACGCGCGCGCCCTGGCGGCGCAGGGGCAGGACGACTTCTCCCAGCGCATCCGCGCGCCCCTGGCCACCGCCACCGCCCCGGCGCCGTGA
- a CDS encoding YdeI/OmpD-associated family protein, which yields MKAKQELPVVPFASQQAWETWLEKHHTDAPGLWMKLAKVDSGIASVTYAQALDVALCYGWIDGQKDAFDAQYWLQRFTPRGPRSRWSKINCGKVDVLVAAGRMRSAGLREVEAARADGRWEAAYAGAKDIVVPEDLLRALDANPKAKAFFATLKSANRYAILYRLHDAKKPETRVRRLEKFVAMLEAGETLHG from the coding sequence ATGAAGGCGAAGCAGGAGCTGCCCGTCGTACCGTTCGCGTCGCAGCAGGCGTGGGAGACGTGGCTGGAGAAGCACCACACTGACGCGCCCGGGCTGTGGATGAAGCTCGCGAAGGTGGACTCGGGCATCGCGTCCGTGACGTATGCCCAGGCCCTGGACGTGGCGCTCTGCTACGGCTGGATCGACGGGCAGAAGGACGCGTTCGACGCGCAGTACTGGCTCCAGCGCTTCACGCCCCGGGGTCCCCGGAGCCGGTGGTCGAAGATCAACTGCGGCAAGGTGGACGTGCTCGTCGCCGCCGGGCGGATGCGGTCCGCGGGCCTGCGCGAGGTGGAGGCGGCCCGGGCGGATGGCCGGTGGGAGGCGGCGTACGCGGGGGCGAAGGACATCGTCGTCCCGGAGGACCTCCTGCGCGCGCTGGACGCGAACCCCAAGGCGAAGGCGTTCTTCGCCACGCTCAAGAGCGCCAACCGCTACGCCATCCTGTACCGGCTCCACGACGCGAAGAAGCCGGAGACCCGCGTGCGCCGGCTGGAGAAGTTCGTCGCCATGCTCGAAGCCGGCGAGACGCTCCACGGCTGA
- a CDS encoding cyclic nucleotide-binding domain-containing protein, with translation MSLFARLQALLSAHPAAPEARAGQAPATAASPSAPTAATEPEAANPAPPVCTRYLQAGQVVVREGDPGHSMFVVLEGRVAVLRGNDGAANTEVGRLGAGEFFGELALLTGTKRTATVVTVEDVVLLELTQAGVRELGKDYGVKGDEMQLAAKERLLADTLRSNPLIAALPQEVQHELGDAFVPCTVPAGTTLLTRGQPGDALYVLLRGKCEVFHTHGDGRQSPYPLLEEGALFGEISLLRSRLATATVRTVTPCTLLKLEREVFRKAFLGQPDLRGALVRLGLERLKNTIEVMGDAK, from the coding sequence ATGTCCCTGTTCGCGCGCCTCCAGGCCCTGCTGTCCGCCCACCCCGCCGCCCCGGAAGCTCGCGCCGGACAGGCGCCCGCGACCGCCGCCTCACCCTCCGCCCCCACGGCGGCGACGGAGCCGGAAGCGGCGAACCCCGCGCCCCCCGTCTGCACGCGCTACCTCCAGGCGGGCCAGGTGGTGGTGCGCGAGGGCGACCCCGGCCATTCGATGTTCGTCGTGCTGGAGGGCCGCGTCGCCGTGCTGCGCGGCAACGACGGCGCCGCGAACACGGAGGTGGGCCGCCTGGGCGCGGGGGAGTTCTTCGGGGAGCTGGCGCTGCTCACCGGCACCAAGCGCACCGCCACGGTGGTGACGGTGGAGGACGTGGTGCTGCTGGAGCTGACCCAGGCCGGCGTCCGGGAGCTGGGCAAGGACTACGGCGTGAAGGGCGACGAGATGCAGCTGGCCGCGAAGGAGCGCCTGCTCGCGGACACCCTGCGCAGCAACCCGCTCATCGCCGCCCTGCCCCAGGAAGTGCAGCACGAGCTGGGGGATGCCTTCGTGCCCTGCACCGTCCCCGCGGGCACGACCCTGCTCACCCGGGGCCAGCCGGGCGACGCGCTCTACGTCCTGCTGCGGGGCAAGTGCGAGGTCTTCCACACGCACGGTGATGGACGCCAGTCGCCCTACCCGCTGCTGGAGGAAGGCGCCCTCTTCGGGGAGATCTCCCTGCTGCGCAGCCGGCTGGCCACCGCCACCGTGCGCACGGTGACGCCGTGCACGCTGCTCAAGCTGGAGCGCGAGGTGTTCCGCAAGGCGTTCCTGGGCCAGCCCGACCTGCGGGGCGCCCTGGTGCGCCTGGGCCTGGAGCGGCTCAAGAACACCATCGAGGTCATGGGCGACGCGAAGTAG
- a CDS encoding peptidase M12, which translates to MSDAEKYREALLRIADVVRKATQEDSPTAHEHGNGHGRAQLTPASQGGCTLKLLPSRLLVKAAEVARRINPVNAPLPGPMAAVGAEFPLDPMRIALLTSKYWGPATRQLTVSFMESAPSDLRARIVEHLNAWAMSSGVSFVETSGTGVVRISREPGGYWSYLGTDVKLIPTDEPTMNLEGFTMRTPESEYSRVIRHEAGHTLGFPHEHMRRELVARIDPDKAYAYFLATQGWDKTTVDQQVLTPLDDQSIFATPADQTSIMCYQLPSSITRDGHPILGGLDINVTDYVFAGLIYPKLDFEDIKAVRKTKPKLAEELASAMAQVGVKDWGEARDPRLSM; encoded by the coding sequence ATGAGTGACGCAGAGAAATACCGTGAAGCCTTGCTACGGATTGCCGACGTGGTCCGCAAGGCGACACAGGAAGACAGTCCGACAGCGCATGAGCACGGGAATGGTCACGGACGCGCGCAGCTCACGCCCGCGAGCCAGGGCGGTTGCACGCTGAAGCTCCTTCCCAGCCGCCTGCTGGTGAAGGCGGCGGAGGTGGCCAGGAGGATCAACCCGGTCAATGCGCCGCTGCCGGGCCCCATGGCCGCCGTGGGCGCGGAGTTCCCGTTGGATCCGATGCGCATCGCGCTCCTGACGTCGAAGTACTGGGGGCCGGCCACCCGCCAGTTGACCGTCAGCTTCATGGAGTCCGCACCCTCCGACCTCCGCGCCCGCATCGTGGAGCACCTGAACGCCTGGGCGATGAGCTCCGGTGTCTCCTTCGTCGAAACGAGCGGGACGGGCGTGGTGAGGATCTCCCGCGAGCCGGGGGGCTACTGGTCCTACCTGGGGACGGACGTCAAGCTCATCCCCACCGACGAGCCGACGATGAACCTGGAAGGGTTTACGATGCGCACCCCGGAGTCCGAATACAGCCGCGTCATCCGCCATGAGGCAGGGCACACGCTCGGCTTCCCGCACGAGCACATGCGGCGCGAGCTGGTGGCGCGAATCGACCCCGACAAGGCCTACGCGTACTTCCTCGCGACGCAGGGCTGGGACAAGACCACGGTGGATCAGCAGGTGCTCACGCCGCTGGATGACCAGTCCATCTTCGCCACCCCGGCCGACCAGACGTCCATCATGTGCTACCAACTGCCCAGCTCCATCACCCGCGATGGTCACCCCATCCTGGGAGGCCTGGACATCAACGTGACGGACTACGTGTTCGCGGGCCTCATCTACCCGAAGCTCGACTTCGAGGACATCAAGGCCGTCCGCAAGACGAAGCCGAAGCTCGCGGAGGAGCTCGCCTCCGCGATGGCACAGGTGGGCGTGAAGGACTGGGGCGAGGCGAGGGATCCGCGGCTGAGCATGTAG